A window of Nymphalis io chromosome 18, ilAglIoxx1.1, whole genome shotgun sequence genomic DNA:
GTAACCAAGCTGTTCACTGGCttctaaaattttttttgttatcggtTGTTCATATCTAAAGTGTTCAATAGATATAGGACCTCCAGTAGAATGATATGGATCGTTTTGGTATTCGGGTATTCTCATATCTTCCGCTTTGAGAAAGTATTTCAAAACGTCGTTGTACGCCCAACCTTCATTGCCTAAGTTTGCCCAGTTATcgtaatcttttttatttcctCTAATATAAAGCATTGCATTTAAAGTGCTTGATCCACCTAAAACTTTACCTCGCGGCCACTTACATCTATTATCCACCATACTCAAACAATAATCACTACTTGGTTCTGTCACAAACTGCCAATCTATAGATGATGTTTGTAAAGCTGGAAATAATACCGGCACTTCTGATAAGACGTTTTCATCGGGTCCTGCTTCTAGTAAAAGTATATTCCAATCTGGATTCTCAGAAAGCCGATTTGCTACAACTGATCCGGCTGTACCACCtccgattataataaaatcatatgagTTATAAAGTTCCTCGATTGGTACATCTCTTACTCGATGCTCAGCGTCTTCAATGTCTGGCCTGTAGAGGTGAATGACCATGCGCAGCATTAATATAGATCCCAAGCCTGGTAAGAGGCCAAATAGAATCCTAGTACCAGATACTATAGGTCGCAATGAAAAATTTTGACTAGCCATAATCATCACTACGTATGATCACATCACAATACATCgaatttacaatataatgacaaatgtttattattttgcttatatcagcaaaatgaaaaattattacttatatctGTGCACgtcatgtttttttaaacagagCACTTATGCTGTTTAGTATAAAATTAGTAagcattttagtatttttttcttacatggTAGACGACACCATATAAAAATGTACCTATGCGATAAGGACGTCTTCAGATGCTACTATATATTAGTATACTATTAAAAAGGATATCAATAAAAACAGTAGGTAAATAAgtcactataaatatattaattcaatttgagagaaacactaaaatatgaactaaatttaaattttatgaatattatacctTCGAGTACTTCGACAATTAAAGTATATGAATTTGTTAGTGATTCTCTCAAACTGAATGAGTCTTAGTTTTTGagtctttttttgttttaatttagcgTGTAACGATGGGACCGACATATATAGTCTGCCTACAAAGGccccttaaaaaaataattaaaaaaaaagaaaattttatttacataggaatatatccatatattcctgtataatatatgtatataaaagaacataaaatataattttgagatATTCCTATGAGtttcaattacattatttatttacctatggGTGGGCTTAATACTAAAAGTAGTAGATAGACCAAACTAATTTAGGAAACAACGTTCGTAGGTttgcaaaagaaaaatacattaatttacaaaaaaaaaaaaaaaacaattaataacaacgccgacaattatataaatataagaatatttaaaatcacgTGATGactttaaatactaaataaaaatattacatggttatgaaacataataatatttacaagttgTCTATTGTAATATAATCTATATCCATTGTTGGGTGTAGTACGAGTTATAACGATCAGCAAAATTAATCTACACGACAACAGCTTGCGATACGCTTGCTTGACCgagttgttttaaatattttatttttattgagaatGTAACCTTATTGTACTCAACTATTATTGTACAATGTGCGGATTATATTTTacgattatataatacaataattatctaTAGAGTAATGATTatctaattacataaaatgaatGTATATGATAAGCATATATTCGTAATATGCCAATCGAATGAAAGACAAACAAATATTGCAATAACTATGTTTCTGTTAAAGTTATTCTaatgtaacaattatttatattaacacaaataacgtgataaattttaagtattactCTAAATGAAATCACGTGGatctcatttattttatgttcaagataaattatatctgtgtttataaatttaatatcaatgtaATGGACGAGTGTCTTTTGaatgatgaaaaataaaagacaagttttgttttaaaattaaatgtaattataatttttaagttataatatatttatttgggaaCTTTCTTTGTCTAATTCCATACTAGAGTGGATTGTCATTGAATTTTAATCAATGTAAGTAGAAGTATTCAaacattttaactaaaataaataaataagttaattttatgtacAGTGCACTTACAATTAAATTTGCTTACGTTTGTACGATCTATTCAGGCGTAGTATCTGGACATACGACGTTTTAACCAATATTCCTTAATCATATCACTGCCCTTTTCTCCAATCATAATAATGGGTGCATTCGTATTACCGCTTACTAAATTAGGCATAATACTACCGTCTATAACTCGTAAACCTCTCACACCATACACTTTCAGTTCATGATCAACCACAGCCTGAGGATCCCAGTAAGGTCCCATTTTGGCTGTTCCGACAGGATGGTATATTGTACAAGTGTAGTGTCTTATCATACACTCCCAAAACGCATCAGTAAATTTTTGAATATGATGACAGCCGGGAAAAActtgtttgttaaatatagaAGCATGTTTTTGGAAAGCCCTTGTCCTAGATACGGCGAATGCAATTTTAACTCCTTCGACTAAAGTTTTAACGTCCATTTCATCAGTCAAGTAATTTGGATAAATGTAAGGGTAGTCGTAGGGACTAGCACTTCTTAATTGGATAAAGCCTTTACTCTTGGGACGCAATAACATTGGTATAATGCTCCACACGTCTAGATTGTTTATCGGCTCAAATACTGCTCTATAAAATTTATCAGTCAGACCGTGAATTTTCCGAAGCTGTTCACCTCCATCGGAGTTAGTTGCTCCAGATATAAAATGAAACTCAATATCCGGGAAATCATCTGACGCATTAACGTACTTCGTATTCACGAAAGCTAATCCCTCTACACCACCCATTATTGTTAATGGGCCCTCTCCCATCACTGCATATTCCATTAAAGTGCTCATAGTGTGAAGTCTGTTTTCAACAATTGAAATTGGTTTGTTGACCATAAAAGCTAAACCACCCAAGCCGATATGGTCTTGAAGATTTTTTCCTACTTGAAGGTTCTGAATTAACGGAATCCTATGTTTTGCTAATTCCTCCGTTGGACCAATGCCTGACAGTAGAAGCAACTGAGCGGAATTTACGGTACCAGCTGAAAGAATTACTTCTTTCCGAGCTCTTAttctatatatcattttatttttcacgaaCTCCACCCCAAAAGCAATCCTCGTTCTCGGGTCTATTAAAGCTTTGGTGACGAAAGAATTGATCGAGATGTGAAGATTATTTCGATCCTTAGCCGGTCGCAAAAAAGCTTTAGAGGTTGAACATCGGTGACCTCTTCTTAAAGTACCTTGAGCTACCATAAACCCCGTTTGGTTCTCGCCGTTTATGTCTCTATTAAGGTAACCCATTTCTATACCAGCGTCTATAAAACTGGATACGAGTGGTGTATGATAAGGAGCTTctgaaattgttaaatatcCACCAGTGCTGTGGTATGGCGTCTTTGCTAAGTAAGGATTCCGATTATCTTCAGATTTCTTAAAGTAGTATAATACATCCTTATATCCCCATCCTTTGTTTCCAAGTGATTCCCAAATATCGTAGTCTTTTTTGTTTCCTCTCAAGTATAACATGTAGTTTAATACTGAGCTTCCTCCAAGAACTTTTCCACGAGGCCAATTGCACCGGCCACCTTCCattgctaaaattaaaaaatatttatacatcaaACTATGCTTATAACATGAAATTTACAAATACGAAAAATCTACTTTTttgcttgataaaataatacaaattttatctagttttaaatattgaagGCATTATAGAGTGCCATTGGGATTGTTatgaaagtaaaacaaaaaccttACCTAAACAACTAGTTCCTTGAGGTTCAGTCTTATATTTCCAGTCAAGCTTACTAAGTTGCAAATATCCTGCCAGTAGAGGCACATCGGATATTTCTGTTTCATCTCCCCCTGCTTCTAGTAGCAATACATTCCAATAACCTATTTCGGAGAGACGATTTGCCACTACGGCtcctgaaattaaaatattagcaaatttacttttaagcaAATTGTTAAgactaaaatttaaacaatataataataatataaacgttaTCATGTTCGTTCCTTTTCTATTTCAAAGTTTATGAACGGatctttttgatataaataaatcaaattattaaaaaaaatctttaatgaaACCTATTTGGAATAAATTGCACTATTTTTCAACAAAATGTAATTAGAATTTATTCACCTGCACCAAAAGTATGTGCAAAATTTGTAACTAATCACTTCGGTGGTCTGATTCAGCTTTAATATTGGTCCTACATATACTAACgggttaaaaaataatgaagaatGGAAGAGGTGAGGATAGAAAGGGATCTTTGTACCTTTTATAATAAAGCATATTAGTAAGGTAAGTGTGAAGTTATGTcagctttttatttgttttcttgatCAATGGTGTCCAGTTCATTTTAGTACCTACTAACCAGCTGATCCAGCGCCTACGACGATGAAGTCGTATTCGGGTAGAAGTTTCGAATCTGGTACATCTGTCGGTCTTCCTTCAGGGTCTGTCTGATCAAATTGGTAGTATGCTATCGCTGCGACCAACATAGGGATGAACCACGCCACCTGaagtttatataaacatatgttaGTAACAATTGACAGGCTGATAATTGTTGCTGATCTTTCACATTGTACACGGTACAAGATACAACGTACCTATCATTATATTTGCGAAGTGTATTGCTTCTTTTATTTGATCATAAAACCTGAGAGCTCGTTTAAACATGTGAGTGGCTTggattaactttaaaattttacttaggttgaaatatatactttttacattttataatccgTTGCACACATCAGTTAtgtaaaatagtttttcttAAATGAATTGTTGAGAATAATGAAGTGGGATCTTACTCTAGCTAAACCGTATTTTGTAACGAGaagctttttgtttttttttttaattatttccgaCGACCTCGGCTAGGTAGACGGATATTTACgcattgctatttttattttttaaatctaacatatacacatatgtaaAGAAAGTGTGTCGGGTACAAATCGTACAATAGTTACCTGCGTACCTGCAGCTGCGATGGTCGTGCCAGATATCACGTCGGCGGCCGCGTTTACTATAGCACTCATTGTTTCTGGAAAAAAAGGACAGTCAGAATATAGTTTACTGATTTTGCTTTGAaggatataaatttataatgtaaataattattattaaaatatttttattgtatctcGAATACTTTGAGGGTTCAATAATCAATGGTGTtgattgaattataatcaaataaaaatatgtttataatttaaatttataagaaaaatattatttttaaattactatatccaataaaatatgaatcgattttgataacagggagaaaaaattacattttttttataaattaggtaggcggacgagcatatgggccacctgatgtttagtggtcaccaacgcccatggacattggcattataatattataataatatttatatatattgcctGAAAACTAATGCATAAGATCAGTCATAATCAAATGACGGcagttcaaataaataaaacaacaaaaattacCAGCCAACTATATAACATACTTAGACCTTTCTCggtttcgcacgggtagaataagggtctacaTAAGTTGATttcgtaatattatacatataactcgTGGTTTACGTGGCGCACGCCAATAAAACTCCCAGTTGGCATGATTTCCGACATTTTCAACGGTCATATTTTAGCGGATTTACACAAAACATCAATTATATATCTAAACCTTCTTCATGAATCACTCCGTTTTGGTGAAACCCGTATAATAATCAGTTTGGTAGTTTTatagtttatcgcgttcagacagataTACAGACGCGGTGGgggaactttgttttataatatgtagtaataaaACTACGATTCCTGTCAAGGAGTCCAGTTTTAATAGACATGACTAATCATCATTACATAATAGAATGAATGACGAATGTCTACTTTatgattaaagtttattttataagctgAGTCataatattgaatgaaattttgttgAAGTGAAACTCCTTTGGACACGGTGAATAATATGATGACTTTGAGCGTAGCTTTTGTATCTGCGACGTgagaaataagtattttaagttAGGAATGCACACAAGCCAATTTGTTATTTGGTGGTAGGTAACTTCGCTCATAGAGCACTGGCTctagaagaaatatttttgccATTGACTTCATGGGATCTAATGTTATAGCTTTAGTGCCTGTAAGCAGGTTATACGTAATATAAGATATACAACCTTGCTTGAAATAATTTCCAGATTGGGGTTAAAGCAGCTGTTAATATCATTGAAAATTTGCCTTagattcaaataaatagttattcgGTTGAATTAAAACTTTGTGCGATTTGTATAAGTTTGTATGTTCTTGTACCTCGTATCAGACAATCGCTTGTAAAGGAATTTAAAAAGACATTGCAAAGCCTGCCAccctagtattttttttttttatagaataggaaggcggacgagcatatgggccacctgatggtaagtggtcaccaacgctcttagacattggcattgtaagaaatgtcaaccatcgcttacatatccaatgcgccaccaaccttgggaactaagattttatgtcccttgtgcctgtaattacactggctcactcacccttcaaaccggaacacaacaatatcaagtattgctgttttgcggtagaatatctgatgagtgggtggtacctacccagacgagcttgcacaaagccctaccaccagtaactaatATACACCTTTTCACCTtagacttattattattaattattttgcttaGCGCCTTATTAGTTTAATAAGGTGTATCTTTTTCTTTCagttgtcaaattaataatgacagagtGAGATAAATGTTTTACTAAACCACACTAA
This region includes:
- the LOC126775277 gene encoding glucose dehydrogenase [FAD, quinone], whose translation is MSAIVNAAADVISGTTIAAAGTQVAWFIPMLVAAIAYYQFDQTDPEGRPTDVPDSKLLPEYDFIVVGAGSAGAVVANRLSEIGYWNVLLLEAGGDETEISDVPLLAGYLQLSKLDWKYKTEPQGTSCLAMEGGRCNWPRGKVLGGSSVLNYMLYLRGNKKDYDIWESLGNKGWGYKDVLYYFKKSEDNRNPYLAKTPYHSTGGYLTISEAPYHTPLVSSFIDAGIEMGYLNRDINGENQTGFMVAQGTLRRGHRCSTSKAFLRPAKDRNNLHISINSFVTKALIDPRTRIAFGVEFVKNKMIYRIRARKEVILSAGTVNSAQLLLLSGIGPTEELAKHRIPLIQNLQVGKNLQDHIGLGGLAFMVNKPISIVENRLHTMSTLMEYAVMGEGPLTIMGGVEGLAFVNTKYVNASDDFPDIEFHFISGATNSDGGEQLRKIHGLTDKFYRAVFEPINNLDVWSIIPMLLRPKSKGFIQLRSASPYDYPYIYPNYLTDEMDVKTLVEGVKIAFAVSRTRAFQKHASIFNKQVFPGCHHIQKFTDAFWECMIRHYTCTIYHPVGTAKMGPYWDPQAVVDHELKVYGVRGLRVIDGSIMPNLVSGNTNAPIIMIGEKGSDMIKEYWLKRRMSRYYA